One part of the Gossypium raimondii isolate GPD5lz chromosome 1, ASM2569854v1, whole genome shotgun sequence genome encodes these proteins:
- the LOC105785444 gene encoding uncharacterized protein LOC105785444 codes for MGEEAPESMNLDLNLDPTPEPGPGLVSVEGVNSNAFVDSRPVTRIMEAVRRRRCQQIFGSPAENVELNQSIGSSGDLNTLQVSECSLVTDESTIDVPKASENTIGFSEDEVSEKKVNVEKGVSSDGSFFDCNICLGLAWEPVVTCCGHLFCWSCLYRWLNVHSKAKECPVCKGEVTVKSVIPIYGQGKITYESEEDSGLKIPPRPTAWRVDSWRQIIQRSAFNLPIGEMIRSIGSRFHLTRDPTPSQLANTAQETAERTHSVLNRIMASRRLHRAQNTVASLDDVDLMHSSSTSTDVMSSRIHSLFLERQSQLRRSARITSLSSALTSAERLVEAYFRRNLVGRNQEQPPPVNDRDSLSSDAAVLNTESQLDAAVEIDSAISVSTSSSSRRNNVSRVLDVDGVNPRPVRRRLN; via the coding sequence ATGGGGGAGGAAGCACCTGAATCAATGAACCTTGATTTGAATCTGGATCCTACCCCTGAGCCAGGGCCGGGATTGGTTTCGGTTGAAGGTGTGAATTCGAATGCTTTTGTTGATAGCCGCCCGGTTACTAGGATTATGGAAGCTGTTAGGCGCAGGCGATGTCAACAGATTTTTGGAAGTCCTGCTGAAAATGTAGAATTGAATCAATCTATTGGGAGTTCAGGCGATTTGAATACATTGCAGGTCAGTGAATGCAGTCTTGTTACAGATGAAAGTACGATTGATGTACCGAAAGCATCTGAAAATACCATTGGATTTTCAGAAGATGAGGTTTCAGAAAAGAAGGTTAATGTTGAGAAGGGTGTTAGCAGTGATGGCAGTTTTTTCGATTGTAACATATGCCTCGGTTTGGCCTGGGAACCTGTTGTAACTTGTTGCGGTCACCTGTTTTGCTGGTCTTGTCTCTACCGATGGTTAAATGTACATTCCAAAGCAAAGGAATGTCCTGTCTGCAAAGGAGAGGTTACGGTTAAATCGGTGATCCCAATTTATGGGCAGGGGAAGATTACCTATGAGTCAGAAGAGGATTCGGGTCTTAAGATCCCTCCTCGGCCTACTGCTTGGCGGGTGGACAGTTGGAGGCAAATTATACAAAGGAGTGCTTTTAATCTTCCCATAGGTGAGATGATTCGCAGCATTGGAAGCAGATTTCATTTGACTCGTGACCCTACTCCATCGCAGCTTGCTAATACTGCCCAGGAAACTGCTGAAAGAACTCATTCTGTTCTTAACAGGATAATGGCATCCCGCAGACTCCATAGAGCACAAAACACAGTTGCATCCCTTGATGATGTTGACTTGATGCATAGCAGTTCAACCAGTACCGATGTTATGTCTTCCCGGATTCATTCTTTGTTTCTTGAAAGACAATCACAACTGCGAAGATCCGCAAGAATTACTTCATTGTCATCCGCATTGACTTCTGCAGAGAGATTAGTTGAGGCATATTTTCGAAGAAATCTGGTGGGAAGAAATCAGGAGCAGCCACCACCGGTTAACGATAGAGATTCTTTGTCGAGTGATGCTGCAGTATTAAACACGGAGAGTCAATTAGATGCTGCGGTCGAAATAGACTCTGCGATATCAGTCTCAACTTCATCTTCTAGTAGAAGAAACAATGTTTCAAGGGTTTTGGATGTAGACGGCGTCAACCCTCGACCGGTTAGGAGAAGACTGAACTAG